CTAGCCTTCTCGCCCTCGACGATTTCCTTGATTTTGTATGCCAAGCGTTCTTTCGCTTCCAACCACTCACCCCACACAATGGTCTTCGTAAAACAATACAGCTTAATGTCAATACTCGAGTTGCCGAATGAATCCAAAAAAATGAATGTTTTGGTCTTTTCGGGATTGGTTTCAAAGTCACCACATTCGTAAATATAGGTCGAAATGGCTTGGATAATATTCCGAATTTGATCATGAGTCGAACGATACTCGATCCCGATCATCCAATGAATTCTCCGGTTCGTCATGCGGGAGTAATTGATTAACGCTTCATTGGCCAATTTGGAATTGGGCAGTGTGACCAGAGCTTTGTCGAATTGACGGACCTTTGTCGCACGAAACCCAATTTCCTCCACCGTGCCTTCCACGTCAGGCGTTTTAATCCAGTTACCTTTTTCAAAGACCCGGTCCAAAAATATCGTGAACCCCGCAAACATATTCTTAATGAAATCCTGAGCGCCGAGGGCGACCGCCATGCCGACCAGTCCCAAGCTACCGAGGACCGCCGCGACATTGAATCCCCATTCCTGAAACACAGCGGCGATGCCTAAGCAGACCACCACGAACTTGGCAACCTTGAGGAAAAACCCCTTAATAGTTTCGTGCATACTTTGGCTGCCGAAGAGTGTGATGGATCGATCCAGTAGGGTTGACAGCGGATCCAGTATGCGAAAAATAGCCCAGAAGATCGTGAAGGCAATCAAGGACCGGATGATTTGTCCAAAGATCGCACCCAATGCGGGGGACAAGGAGATGACCTGTCCGGAAATGTACAGACCAATAATGACAAACGTGAATTCAAGTGGGCGTTCAATCGCTTCCAGGATGCGATCGTCTATGTCCGTTTTGGTTCGTCCGGTAAACCGTCGCAAGAGATGGGAAAAGAAACGGAAAAAAATTCGACGGACAAATAAGAATGCCAGAAACACCACTAAGGCCAGGAAGATATCACCCAGGGTAGTATGTAAAATGCCGATCTGCCAGACCGTAAGAATTTCTTGCCAAAAATCTTGAAGCATCAATCGAAGGTTCCTGACCTTAATGAAAAGGGTGAAGATTGGTTGAATGAAGGTATACGTTGACAGGCAGGATGAAGCGCGGCGCGCCTATGAATGACATTGCTGGACGGATCGATGAATGCGGATCAATCATGTTGTGAACATGTTCACGGGCAGGGTAAAAGAATTCTATGTAAAGGTCAATTTTCATAGTGAAATCGGAGAGAAATATCGTGGGTATGAAAGAGAGAGGTGAGTGAATGGGAGTGGAGTTGCTGACGTCATACCGTCTGGTATGAGCCCTATTCCCTGGACTCTCTGGTCGCGTGTGATAGGATAATTCGTATTGGCAGTATTTATGATGTATCTAAGTGAGTAGGAGAAAGGAAAGCCGGAAATGGCATCAAGTCATCAGGGCTGGATGAGCGTGACATTGGCCATCATTGGACTGATGGGATGTGTAGGACAGCAGGAATTCGTGGATGCACAACAAGCGGCTATCGGGCGTGGCATTGTCGAAGGCACCAAAGGCTATCAACAGATTCAACAAGAAGCGTTGTCCGCCCATAGGCATCTGAGAAAGGTTCAGGGGCAGGTGTTTAAAATCGAAGGCGCGGCCTATGTCGTGCACGTAAACGATCAGATTGAAGCTCGACTGCCTTTTGATGAAAATACCCAGATTGATCGTCCGGCGCATGTGGGGGACTGGATTGAAGCGCAGCTCGATCAGTCCGGTCGTGCCAGAATCATCCGGAATATCGACGGCCAGATTTCACTCGAATAAGTGCCTTTTCTTTCAATCTTGACCGTCTTCGGTTTCTCGTTGAGCCGTCCCAATAATCCACCCTCAGAAGTCTTGTCTTGCAAGTCTTTTCAACTGAGAATGTTGAGTCACCTGGTTGTGCCCAAGAAAGTGATTGGGAGGGACGCCGGGTGGGGAATCCTAAGTTAACGCAATCAGCCTAATATCCGGGGAAACCCGGGATAAAAGGCAGGAGAATGGAGATCGCAATCAGAATAATGATGATCCATTCAAGAATTTCCATACGCTGGTTCCCGGTTTGACCGGCCATTTTGTCATACAAATTATCCAGTGTGTCTAACTTGCGAAGAATGCTGGCATCCCAGCTTTGCAAATGAAAACGTTGAGACGCCAGCCGCGAGACTCTTGCCAGATATTGATCGCCGAATAATTTCAGAGTATTGGTCACCCGTTCAAAGAGAATGGCGCTATCGACTTGCATGCGTGCGATTCGGCGAAGATTTGCATCTGATGATCCCGGCCAACGAAACCTGTGCCGGGTTTCCTGTGTGAGAGCGCCATACGCGTCGTCCAGCGCCTCGTCTAACTGGTGATCGAGAAATCGCCGCTCGACTAATTCCACATTGGCAAATTCTAAGACCGCCAGCACGTCATCCATCTCTTGCCCGATCATCAGCGCGGCATTCCAATCAATGAGGGTCAGGTCCTGCGTTCCAAAGGCAATTTGACTCGTGGTGGCATCCCGAATTTCCTGGTCTGACAATGGTTGATCCTCACAACGGAGGATTTGAGACAGAAGGGTGCCGTGTTGGGTCACAAATTGTGAAAGATCCAAAGCGGGTTGCGTCGAGAAAATATGAAATATCGCGTAGTCCTCGACAAATTCGGAGATATTCGGTTTTTCAATGGCTGAACCCAACGTCGTCAGGAGAGATTGGACGTGTCGAAATGTATTTTCAAGCAGTTGAACATTTTCATAGAGCGCTTCACTGAGCGGAAGCAACGATGCAAACGGTCCCGCCAGTGGAATCTGATAGGTGACCATGATCGCGCCGAAGTCATAGAGGACGGTTTCGACCGTGCGAAGGGTGCAGTGCGTTCCGAGACTGATCGATTGCAGTTCTTCCGTAATGCGGAGCGGTGCGGGGTGATAATCAAAGTATTCCGGTGCCGGCCGTTTTCGTTTAATCCGCCCTCGTTCCTTAATGGCCGTAATGCGTTGCTCGGCTTCCTCAATTTGAATGGAGGCGCCCACGTCATAGGCAAAGACGGCGATACACCTCCCGTCTTGTATGTGAAAATTACCTGGGGCAATCATGGGTGGCATGTGTCAGGCATGTGTTAGGTGTGTGGCGATGAATGGAGGACTGACGCACTCGGAATCCATATGTGTTGCTCGCGGGTTGCTTGGGAAACGGAGATGGGGAAGCGATAGAAATCATTCACATCATTCAATTGCAATCGGACATGGAGTTAGACGTCGTGAGTAGAGTCAACCCGTGGGACTTCCACTTCCATGCCGGGGAATTCCGCTTTCAGTCTCATGGCAAACGCGAGGGACTGGCGTTCTTCGCCATGCACCACAAAGACTTTTCGAGGATGCGGTGTAATCGCGCGGACATAGGCGAGGAGATCATCCCGGTCCGCATGGGCGGAATATCCATTTAATCGGACTACTCGAGCTCGCCGTTGCGTAGGGATTCCAAAAATAGGCACCGTGTCCCATTCCTCAGCCAGTTTGCGTCCTAAGGTGTGCTCGGCTTGCCATCCCACCAGGACGATGACATTGGCTTCATCCTCAATAGTATGCTTGAGATGATGCACGACGCGTCCCCCTTCACACATGCCCGATGCGGAAATAATGACACATGGGCCGCTGCGCCGGTTCAGGAGCTTGCTGTCTTGAGCCGTTGAGATAAAATTGATGTATTTCGCGGCAAAGACATCGCCGGTCGAGGTAAAGGTTTGATAAGTTTCTTTGTCGTAGCATTCCGGGTGCTGGAGAAAGACCTTGGTGGCTTTCAACGCAAGAGGGGAGTCGATATAAATTGGAATGGGGTCGACCTCTCCATTGTTCACGAGTTCCTTCATGCGCATGATGATTTCTTGAGTGCGGCCGACCGAAAAGGCTGGAACAATAATTTTGCTTTTGTGTTGAATGGCATGGGTCACGAGTTCTTTGGCGATCGCTTTTCGTTTGGCTTGGTCGTCCTCATGCAGTCGGTCGCCATACGTCGATTCAATGATCAGGACATCACAGGAGGGAGGCGCATGAGGATCCCGAAGGATCGGCATGTTGGCCCTCCCCAGATCTCCCGAAAAAAGGACCGAGGTGGTATTACCACGACTTTGATGCTTAACCCAGATTCCCGCCGATCCCAGAATATGACCGGCATCATGAAATTGCACCTTTAGATTAGGGGCCGCAGAGGTTCTGGTCCCATACCGTAATCCTCGAAACTGATTGCCGATGATTCGAACATCCTCTATCGAATAAAAGGGTGTGACACAGCCTGGACCCCTCCGTCGTTCTTTTTTATTCACGTATCGACAGTCACTTTGCTGAATCCTGGCGGAATCCTCCAGTAAAATTTTTGTCAAATCGGCTGTGGCCGACGTCATATGGACCGATCCGCGAAAGCCCTCTTTTGCGAGGACTGGAAGTGCTCCGGAATGGTCGATGTGGGCATGGGATAAGCACACGGCCGTCAGGGATTTTGGATCAAAGCCAAGGTGACGATTCAGTGTGGCCGCGAGGTCTCGCCGTCCTTGAAACATACCGCAGTCCAGAAGCAGACGGGAGGGTCCCGCGTGAATGAGATGACGACTCCCCGTGACGGATCGGGCGGCTCCATGAAACGAAATCTTCATGATGGGGCTTCAAGGGGATGTTCGGCCATGATAATGTTCCAGGCTTCCCCTGCGGTTTCAGCATAATGAAACAATTGCAGGTCTTCTGCCTCGATCAAGCCATTCTCCACAAATTTCTCCCAATTGATGAGATCTTCCCAAAAGGGTCGTCCGACGAGTACGACTGAGACGTCACGTACTTTTCCTGTTTGAAGAAGGGTCAGGGTCTCAAATAATTCGTCCATGGTCCCGAATCCGCCGGGAAAGACCACCAGGGCTTTGGCTCGATTGAGAAAGTGCATTTTCCGAAGGGCAAAATAACGAAATTGAAAACACAGTGCAGGAGTAATGTATGGGTTGGGTAATTGCTCATGGGGTAACGCAATATTCAGTCCGATGGATTTGGCTTTTACATCGGCTGCACCTCGATTGGCTGCTTCCATGATACCGGGACCCCCGCCGGTGATGATGACGAATTTTCGACGTCCGTCTATCTGACAACTGGAAGACACCAGGCGGCCGAATTCACGTGCTTCCTGATAATAGGGAGAATACGCCTTCTGGTTTTTGGCAATGGCGACGGCCCGTTTTTTTTCAGGATCGTGCGGTGAGGCGGCCAGCTCTTCTTCCGCGATCAAGAGCTTGGCTTTGGCTGCGGCCGGTTCCAGAAGCCTGGCACTGCCGAACACCACAATGGTGGATTCGATACCTTCGTCCTGTTGGATCAGTTCCGGTTTAAACCACTCCAGTTGGAGCCGGACCGCCCTGAGGTCGTCTCGCTGCAAAAAATCTAGGTCGGAGTCTGCCCGTTTGTATGCCGGAGAAGACAGGAGAGGAGGATCGGATTGTGGCAAATTGGTCATAGGCAGATACAATTTTTACGAAGAGGGCAGTGCGAAGATTATAAAGACCCAGGAAGTAATTTGAAACTGCTGAAGATGCATACGGGGACATATTCTTGCGTGAGAGACGGGTAGGGACACTCATACTCCAGAAATAATCAAGTCTACTGAGCGAGGAGGGTTAGTTGAATATCGGAAATCGGGTAGAGTCCAATGGTTCGGATCGTACCGGGGTGAGCGATGAAAGCATCCATTTCTCCAGGCATTCCTGAATGTACAGTCTGCCCCCATCGGGAATCGTCCGATATCTACCAACTCGTCCCTTCCGTGGACGAACCCTTCGGGCACATTAAACACAGGACCATGTATCAGGCCGGCCAATTCGTGTTCTATGAAGGGCATGTGGCCCTGGGTCTATACATTCTCTGCCAGGGGGGGTGAAATTGACCCGATTCAATCGCAAGGGGCCGCAGCGGCTGGTGGATATTTTGGATTCAGGCCAACTTCTGGAAAAACAGGCCTTTCAGGAGCAATCCGGTTCATCAGGTCACTTGTGCAGTCTTGGAGCCTTCGCAAATAGGTCTATTGGGTTTCTTCATGATTTCCAGGAAGAGCACCTCATTATGGTGCATGGACGGGAATTGATGATTATAAATGTCGATCGCTTAACGAAAATCGCCGGTATGCCCCTCTCTCGTTGAAGTATTCCTCCCCAATGCTTCCTCTCGCTTCTATCGTTTTTCCCCGTTTCCTCCCTAGCCCCGGCTCTGATCGGATTTCATAAACCTGGCCCTTTTCTGATTGGGGTAATGGATCATCCTTAAACCCAAAAATGTGAAATCTCAAAAACAACTTCAAGAGTGACATTTCCTTGTATTTTAGCTAAAATTTCCCTCATATCTGTTACTCCGTGCAGTTTACGGGAATCGAAGGGCTAAGTTTCACTTACCTGGAGGGCAAGCCCGTGTATACACATGTCTCAAAAATTATGACTGAAAGCCAGCATGAGGTGCAGTTTTACGATCATGATGCCTTTCTCATAGAAATATTGGGGCGTCACGTGGAAGAAGGTTTGGCATTGGGAGAGTCGGTGCTGCTTCTTACCACTCCACCTCACCGCGAGGCCCTTGTCAATCGTCTGAACGGCCATCGTTTGGTAGACCGGTATATGGAGTTCGATGCGGCTGACACCTTGTCACAATTTATGGTGAATGATTGGCCCGATTCTGCAAAGTTCCAGGCCGTCATGGGTCAGTTGCTTCGACAAGCCACCGAAAATGGGAGTGGACGTGTTCGGGTATTTGGTGAAATGGTGGCCATTCTCTGGGAAAGGGGAGAAGCAGCGGCCGCATTGCATTTAGAATCACTGTGGAATCAGCTTGCAGCCCTACATTCCTTCTCACTCTTATGTGCCTATCCAATCCGTGGCTTTTCCAGCCACACCCACACTCATACCTTTCAGAATATCTGCAGTGCGCATTCGGTGGTCAGGCCAGCTGAGAATGCCATCGTTCCCGGGCCGGGTGACCATATGCAGGCCGATACAACTCTTGCCACTTTACAACAAAAAGCCGTTGCTCTGGAAAGTGAGGTGAGGCGTCGGGAGGAACTTCAACGAACACTTCTGCAACGGGAGGAAGAACTTGCTGATTTTCTGGAGAATGCTGTGGAATGTGTGCATCAGGTCGGCCAGGATGGAAAGATTTTGTGGGCGAATAAAGCCGAACTGACAATGCTTGGCTATGAGGCACATGAATATTTTGGTCATAGTATTACAGAATTCCATGTGGATGAACCTATAATAAACGATATTTTGCAGCGGTTATTACGAGGTGAAACCTTGTGCGATTACCCTTCTAAGCTTCGCTGTAAGGACGGGTCGGTCAAAGATGTGTTGATCCATTCGAATGTCCGCTGGGAAAACGGGGCATTCCGCTATACGCGGTGCTTTACGAGGGATATCACGGAACGGAAACGGATCGAGCAGGAACTCGATCAACGGGTGGAAGAGCGGACCCGGGAGCTCGTGGAATCACAACAGAAGCTTCGTGCCTTAGCCGCCCAACTCAGTCTTGCTGAACGGCGAGTACGGAATGAGATTGCCACTGAACTCCATGATTACCTGGCGCAAATGTTGATCGTGACCCGTCTCAAATTGGTCCAGGCCACACAGGAAACTGAAGAGCATACGAAAATTCGACAGGTATTGAAAGAAGCGGATGACGTCTTACATGAATCCATTCTTTATACGCGCTCCTTGATGGCCGAACTCAGTCCTCCAATCCTCGAGTTCGGGTTACCCATGGGGCTGCGTTGGCTGGCTGAGAAATTCCAATCCTATCAGCTTATTGTAGAAACCCATATCCCGGACGGCCTAGTTTTACATCTTTCCGAAAGTCAAATCGGCTTGATTTTTCAATCCGTTCGAGAACTGCTCATGAATGTGGTGAAGCATGCCCAGACAGATCGGGCTCAAATTTATCTCCGTCTTCAGGACCATATGCTGTCTCTTGAAGTTGTAGATCAAGGGAGAGGATGTGATCAGGCAACCACCCTGACCCCGAATGCCCCACCACTTAATTTAGAGAAATTTGGCTTATTCAGCATTCGTGAACGAATGGAGGCACTGGGTGGACGGTTTGAATTCCATTCCTCTCTCGATCAGGGGACGCGGGCGAGCCTCCTGCTTCCTCTGGAACCTGTCCAAGAAAATCATTGCTCCGGTGAGGGCACTTCCACGTTTGTGGCGGCAGTCAGTGATCGTACCAAGAGCATAGATATGGTGCGGGTGCTGCTGGTCGAAGATCACGCGGTGGTGCGGGAAGGATTACGGGGTGTGCTGGAAACGTATCCGGATATTGAGGTCGTGGCCGAAGCGGAGGATGGTGAAGCAGCCGTCGCGCAGGCCATAGCGTATGAGCCCGATGTCGTGATCATGGATATTAACATGCCAAAACTGGATGGTATTGAAGCCACGAGGCAAATTAAAGCTCGCTTTCCCAAGACCACCGTGATTGGGTTGTCAGTTCATCAAGCTAATCAAGTGGAGCCGGCGCTCCTGGAGGCCGGCGGTTCGGCCTATGTCACGAAGGAATCTGCCGCGGCCTGTCTGTATAAGGCCATTCAGAACGCCATACGATAAGACGATGAGTGTAAAGTTCATCACCATGGGGTGCGGTCCAAACCCTCTTTCCTCCCTTACCTGACATCGGATTTTATTTCATTAAAAAAAATCATTTGTCCGCAATGAGAGCCACGAATGGCTTGTCCTCAAGACCATGCAGTTCACTTCCACTAGGCAATTCTGGCATGGGGAATACAGACCCATCCACCTCATCGCGGCCTGTTCCACCGTCACACTGTATGCAATCGTCAGTGGATGTTTAGTGGCATTGAGGCGAGTGGAGCACGTAAGCGAACATTGCCTGCCTTCAGGAAAGGAAATGTTGGGCCATGCTGCCATTTTTTCCTCAAAAACGGGCAATTGGTTAAAATGCAAGGGATGAGACAGCTTAATCATGGCTACATGTATATCCCGGCGGAGGAGGGATACTTCATGCTGTGGTGAGTATGGAGCAATCCCGCTACAATCCCTGAGGTGAATTTCTTTTACATTATTCTGGTCTGGACTCATCTGATTGCAGCAACCTTCTGGATTGGAGGGATGCTGTTCCTCTCCCTTGTCGCAGTGCCCCTCATGAGACAGGACTCCGACCCTCTTACCGCTCAACGCGGATTTATAAGCCTTGCTCGTCGATTCAGAACGCTCGTATGGAGCGCCCTATTCATTCTAGTGGTGACGGGATCGGTCCTTCTTGGAAATGTCATCAATTTCCAGGCTCCGCTTACCTCCTGGCCACCTGTTGTCTTCACGAAATTGATACTGGTGTTCCTGTTAGCGGTGGTTTCCTTCAGTCACGACCGGATAATGGCACAAAAAGTACGCACCCTGAAGAGCATGGCTGCTTCAGAACTATCAGCTGGCGAAAAGCTCCTGCTCCGATTATCCCCGCTGCTTGGCCGACTGACCCTGTTGTTAGGGTTGGGAGTGCTTTTGTCTGCCGTCATCATGGTGAGATCCTGAGGATAACGATCTGAAATCCGGGAATGGAATAAAAAAAAGGGAGAGGTCACAAGACCTCTCCCTTATTATCAGACGTTTAGAGTGATCGTTAGAATCGGCTGCGCCGTTTTCCTCCAAAATCTCCTCCGCCTCCGCCACTGCCACCGAATCCACCACGGCCTCCTCCGCCGCCACCGGTTCGTGGAGCTTGGGGTTTGGCCTCGTTCACCGTCAATGTGCGGCCACCAAACTCGGTAGAGTTCAATGCTGCAATTGCGGCCTGTGCTTCCTCTCCGGTAGACATTTCAACAAATCCGAACCCGCGCGATTGGCCGGTGAATTTGTCGCTAATGACGTTAGCTGATTCGACGGTGCCGTGTGCCGAAAACAGGTCGGTTAATTCTGCTTGAGTCGCTGAATACGGCAACCCACCTACATACAATTTTGAACCCATGGGGTTCCTCCTTTTAAAAAGATGATATTGTCTGATGCTCGAGAAGGGTAAAACATTTGGAAGGGGTAGGCCACGGACGCTGTTTCCACGCCACTCAGGTCAGACACTTCCGAGTTATTCTCTCGGGCTAAACAACACCGGTTACGGGCTTGAGTGATTGAACTCTCAAAGCTAAGCCCAGGGCGATGAGTTAAAAAATCGTAGCACACAAGGGAAGTAAAAGATAGTAGCGGAAAAATGGCACTTTTACCTATGAGTAGATCGGATGGTGTTATCCGGAATGGATCGCATAACCGGGATGCTTCACGGTTGTACGGTTCCGCCGGTGACGCGTTCCAGTTCGGTCAGGGCAATCGAGAGATCGAATTTGGCCTGCGCGTAATCTACCTGTGTTTGCCGCAAGACCCGTTGAGCATCCAGCACATCCAACAGACTGGCTTCTCCGTATTTAAAGCTGACTTGGGCGATACGGAGTGCCTCTTGTGCCTGCTTGAGCAGGCCTTTTTCGTAAGTGGCAATTTGTGCGGCCGCGGCTTGAGAAAGTTGGATCTGCTGGGCGATGCCTTTGAGAAGGTCCTGCTTGGCCCGAAGGAGGCTCGCTTCTCGTTGCCGCAAGGCGCCTTTGGCTTGGGCAATGTCCCCCTGTCGTTGATTCCAGACCGGAAAAGGAATGGAGACCCCAGCGATATAGGCTTCCCGGCCTGCGTCTCGTTGGTAACCTCCACTCAGCGTCACATCGGGCACGCGGGCCTGTTGCTCCTGACGGTGGGTGTGCTGCGCTTGTGCTATCAGTTTTTTCCATTTAGTAATGATGGGATGGTTCGCCAGAGTCTGCTCCGAGAGTGTTTCGAGCTGTAAGACTCCAGGCCAGACGGCGAAATCGCCCTGAATGGAGAAATCAAGCCCCAATGCCCCGGCAGTGAGGCTATTTAGTGAGGCTTGGATAGACTGGACGACACCCCTGGTTCGGGCGACCTCTTTTTGAACTTTCATGCTCTCTACCTTGACTTTCACGGCATCAAAAGGGGGTGCTTCACCGGCATCGACGCGACGAATCACGGCTTTTTGGACTTCTTCCATCGTCCGAACATTTTGGATGGCCGTCTCCGTTTGACGTTCGGCGAATAAAAGGTCATAGAAAGCCTGTTTGGTTGCAGCAATCAAATTCAGTTTGGCTTCTTCTTTTGAGGCCAGGGCTCCGTCCAATCCTGCCTGGGCTGCCTGTTTGCGTGCCGCCCGTTTTCCCGGCCATTCGATGGGCTGATAGAGGGTGGCATACCGTTCAGTGAGTGTAATGCCGGTAGGATCTTTGACGGTTCCACGTCCACTCTGTATCCATAGCGTGGGGTTGGGATAAGCGGAGGCAGAGATTTTGTCTCCTTCCCTTTGTTCGATGACGCCCTCACTTTCGCTCATAAGGGGATTTTTCTCTAAGGCCATGCCCAGAATATCTTGCAGGCTATAGGTCGGGGCCGCAGCCTGGGGTGTGGTGTCAGTCGCTGCCAACACGGGTTGCCAGCAAAGACCGTATAGCATAATGAGGCAAATGATCTGTTTGAACCACATGACATGTTCCCTTCTTGTGACAACACCATCCTGCTCAGGTTGAGGTGGTGCTGGTGTGAGACTGATGGGGTAAGGCTGGTTGTTTGTTGGAACGGCAGACGGTGCCGTACAGCGCTGGAATAATAAATAGGGTCAAGGCCGTGGATGTGATCAAACCGCCGATCACGACTGTGGCCAAAGGCCGTTGGACCTCGGCTCCCATACTGGTGGCGACGGCCATCGGTAAAAACCCAAGACTGGCGACGAGGGCGGTC
Above is a window of Candidatus Nitrospira neomarina DNA encoding:
- a CDS encoding TIGR00730 family Rossman fold protein, which codes for MTNLPQSDPPLLSSPAYKRADSDLDFLQRDDLRAVRLQLEWFKPELIQQDEGIESTIVVFGSARLLEPAAAKAKLLIAEEELAASPHDPEKKRAVAIAKNQKAYSPYYQEAREFGRLVSSSCQIDGRRKFVIITGGGPGIMEAANRGAADVKAKSIGLNIALPHEQLPNPYITPALCFQFRYFALRKMHFLNRAKALVVFPGGFGTMDELFETLTLLQTGKVRDVSVVLVGRPFWEDLINWEKFVENGLIEAEDLQLFHYAETAGEAWNIIMAEHPLEAPS
- a CDS encoding mechanosensitive ion channel family protein, producing MLQDFWQEILTVWQIGILHTTLGDIFLALVVFLAFLFVRRIFFRFFSHLLRRFTGRTKTDIDDRILEAIERPLEFTFVIIGLYISGQVISLSPALGAIFGQIIRSLIAFTIFWAIFRILDPLSTLLDRSITLFGSQSMHETIKGFFLKVAKFVVVCLGIAAVFQEWGFNVAAVLGSLGLVGMAVALGAQDFIKNMFAGFTIFLDRVFEKGNWIKTPDVEGTVEEIGFRATKVRQFDKALVTLPNSKLANEALINYSRMTNRRIHWMIGIEYRSTHDQIRNIIQAISTYIYECGDFETNPEKTKTFIFLDSFGNSSIDIKLYCFTKTIVWGEWLEAKERLAYKIKEIVEGEKASFAFPSSSIYVESLPFGTPESFMPPRSQSPSTRSPT
- a CDS encoding response regulator — protein: MYTHVSKIMTESQHEVQFYDHDAFLIEILGRHVEEGLALGESVLLLTTPPHREALVNRLNGHRLVDRYMEFDAADTLSQFMVNDWPDSAKFQAVMGQLLRQATENGSGRVRVFGEMVAILWERGEAAAALHLESLWNQLAALHSFSLLCAYPIRGFSSHTHTHTFQNICSAHSVVRPAENAIVPGPGDHMQADTTLATLQQKAVALESEVRRREELQRTLLQREEELADFLENAVECVHQVGQDGKILWANKAELTMLGYEAHEYFGHSITEFHVDEPIINDILQRLLRGETLCDYPSKLRCKDGSVKDVLIHSNVRWENGAFRYTRCFTRDITERKRIEQELDQRVEERTRELVESQQKLRALAAQLSLAERRVRNEIATELHDYLAQMLIVTRLKLVQATQETEEHTKIRQVLKEADDVLHESILYTRSLMAELSPPILEFGLPMGLRWLAEKFQSYQLIVETHIPDGLVLHLSESQIGLIFQSVRELLMNVVKHAQTDRAQIYLRLQDHMLSLEVVDQGRGCDQATTLTPNAPPLNLEKFGLFSIRERMEALGGRFEFHSSLDQGTRASLLLPLEPVQENHCSGEGTSTFVAAVSDRTKSIDMVRVLLVEDHAVVREGLRGVLETYPDIEVVAEAEDGEAAVAQAIAYEPDVVIMDINMPKLDGIEATRQIKARFPKTTVIGLSVHQANQVEPALLEAGGSAYVTKESAAACLYKAIQNAIR
- a CDS encoding TolC family protein encodes the protein MWFKQIICLIMLYGLCWQPVLAATDTTPQAAAPTYSLQDILGMALEKNPLMSESEGVIEQREGDKISASAYPNPTLWIQSGRGTVKDPTGITLTERYATLYQPIEWPGKRAARKQAAQAGLDGALASKEEAKLNLIAATKQAFYDLLFAERQTETAIQNVRTMEEVQKAVIRRVDAGEAPPFDAVKVKVESMKVQKEVARTRGVVQSIQASLNSLTAGALGLDFSIQGDFAVWPGVLQLETLSEQTLANHPIITKWKKLIAQAQHTHRQEQQARVPDVTLSGGYQRDAGREAYIAGVSIPFPVWNQRQGDIAQAKGALRQREASLLRAKQDLLKGIAQQIQLSQAAAAQIATYEKGLLKQAQEALRIAQVSFKYGEASLLDVLDAQRVLRQTQVDYAQAKFDLSIALTELERVTGGTVQP
- a CDS encoding MBL fold metallo-hydrolase translates to MKISFHGAARSVTGSRHLIHAGPSRLLLDCGMFQGRRDLAATLNRHLGFDPKSLTAVCLSHAHIDHSGALPVLAKEGFRGSVHMTSATADLTKILLEDSARIQQSDCRYVNKKERRRGPGCVTPFYSIEDVRIIGNQFRGLRYGTRTSAAPNLKVQFHDAGHILGSAGIWVKHQSRGNTTSVLFSGDLGRANMPILRDPHAPPSCDVLIIESTYGDRLHEDDQAKRKAIAKELVTHAIQHKSKIIVPAFSVGRTQEIIMRMKELVNNGEVDPIPIYIDSPLALKATKVFLQHPECYDKETYQTFTSTGDVFAAKYINFISTAQDSKLLNRRSGPCVIISASGMCEGGRVVHHLKHTIEDEANVIVLVGWQAEHTLGRKLAEEWDTVPIFGIPTQRRARVVRLNGYSAHADRDDLLAYVRAITPHPRKVFVVHGEERQSLAFAMRLKAEFPGMEVEVPRVDSTHDV
- a CDS encoding RNA recognition motif domain-containing protein — translated: MGSKLYVGGLPYSATQAELTDLFSAHGTVESANVISDKFTGQSRGFGFVEMSTGEEAQAAIAALNSTEFGGRTLTVNEAKPQAPRTGGGGGGRGGFGGSGGGGGDFGGKRRSRF